A single Primulina eburnea isolate SZY01 chromosome 11, ASM2296580v1, whole genome shotgun sequence DNA region contains:
- the LOC140806403 gene encoding uncharacterized protein produces MDSVATSGSRIARCKQPEKTRRSWRGREEDVLIQSLNDVMTKGWKSENGFKAGYLTLLENAMQKAIPGTNIRGNPHINSKIHVWKKTYSTLVTLLSKSGVGWNDTDNTIDVTDETWESILKVCTLKYFELKLKMCTQYSFASCLMQHDPSFRAMRHKQWMHFNDWGEIFGNDRAIGEHSKNFENALQQVLKLGEDNPNKEFIGETRTFIPFDGADDSISETHTPTSKTNAGTSSKSKKKKHTSDHDVSIVEAINNLAHITKDTMSQLIKEISAEDKISDVQDTVLDALQGLTELSEDEQVAAAKLLFNNHNDLALFKRLGERGRICLVKRLLRGE; encoded by the exons ATGGACAGTGTAGCTACTTCTGGTAGCCGCATTGCAAGGTGCAAGCAACCGGAGAAGACACGACGAAGTTGGAGGGGCCGTGAAGAAGATGTCTTAATACAGTCGCTGAATGATGTAATGACAAAGGGTTGGAAAAGCGAGAATGGTTTCAAAGCGGGTTACTTGACTTTGTTGGAGAATGCAATGCAGAAAGCAATACCAGGAACAAATATACGTGGGAATCCTcacataaattcaaaaatacACGTATGGAAGAAAACATATAGTACTTTGGTGACGTTGTTATCCAAGAGTGGTGTCGGTTGGAATGATACTGATAACACGATCGATGTTACAGACGAGACTTGGGAATCAATTCTGAAAG TATGTACTCTAAAATACTTTGAACTTAAGTTAAAAATGTGTACACAATACTCGTTCGCTTCATGTTTGATGCAGCATGACCCAAGTTTTAGAGCAATGCGGCATAAGCAATGGATGCATTTCAATGATTGGGGTGAAATTTTTGGAAACGATCGAGCTATTGGGGAGCACTCAAAGAATTTTGAGAATGCGTTACAACAAGTTCTTAAACTTGGCGAAGACAATCCAAACAAAGAGTTCATTGGCGAGACTCGTACATTTATCCCTTTCGATGGTGCTGATGATTCCATATCCGAGACGCATACGCCAACGTCTAAAACAAATGCAGGTACATCTTcgaaaagtaagaaaaagaaGCACACGAGCGACCATGATGTATCAATAGTCGAAGCAATCAACAACCTCGCGCACATAACGAAAGACACGATGTCACAATTGATCAAGGAAATTTCCGCGGAGGACAAAATTTCTGATGTTCAAGATACGGTTTTGGATGCATTGCAGGGTCTTACAGAGCTTTCAGAAGACGAACAAGTTGCTGCAGCGAAGTTGTTGTTCAACAACCATAACGACTTGGCATTGTTCAAAAGACTTGGCGAGCGTGGAAGAATTTGCTTGGTTAAGAGGTTATTGCGTGGTGAGTAG